The following is a genomic window from Capnocytophaga stomatis.
GTGTAGCCGTTCCGCTGGTAACTATTGCAGCAGTTGATATGGATAGTAAATCATATGTTTTTCCACTTACAAAATGAATATTTTCCGTATTGATGAATTGCCGGTAAAACGAAAATTCTTGTGAGGGTGCTCCTGCTATTACAAATTGATAATCACTATAACCCTCTGTAATAGAAGTCATAATAGCAAGCATTTTGGCAATTTCCTGTTTTCGACTTCCTGGCAAGAGAGCAATAATGGGGCGGTTATCTAATCCGTTTTCTTTCTTGAAGGTAATTTCATCTGTTTTCTGGTGCTGTGTGATGGAATCAAGTAAGGGATGACCTACAAAATGTACAGGAAATTGGTGTTTTTTTTCGTAAAAATCTTTTTCAAAAGGCAAAATAACGTACATATTGTCAATATCACGTTTTATGTCTTTAATACGATTTTCTTTCCAAGCCCAAATTTGTGGAGATATGTAGTAATTTGTTTGAATTTTTTGTTGTTTAGCCCATTTTGCAATTCGCATATTAAAGCCGGGATAATCAATAAAAATCAATTTATCAGGTTGATAATTTTCGATGTCTTTCTTGCAAAAATGAATATTACGTAGAATAGTTTTCAGGTTTGTGATAACTTCCCAAAACCCCATAAAAGCCAAATCACGATAATGCTTAACAATCGTTCCTCCAACTTGTTGCATTCTATCGCCACCCCAGAAACGAAATTCTGCTTTTGGGTCTTTTTTTACGATGGATTTCATCAAATTGGCTCCGTGTAAATCGCCAGAGGCTTCGCCTGCAATAATGTAATATTTCATTTGTTTTATGAAAAGTTTATTTTTTCTTTTTCAATTTGTAAAATAAACGAGTAATTCGCTCAAATTGGAAAATGGGTTTGTCTGTTGCTACACGTGAAGTTAGGTAAAATCCTAAAGGTAAGAGAATTAAAGTGGAAATCCACGGAGCAAATATAGGGCTTATCGAGTTGTTTTCTGCAATATTTTTGATAAACAAACCAATAAAGTAATATGACAGAAAAAGAAACATAGCCACAACCAAAGGCAAACCGATTCCTCCTTTGCGAATTAACGCACCCAAAGGAGCTGCCACGAAAAATAGCACAAAACAAGCCACAGTTAGGGCGAATTTGTCATTAAAGTTAATGATGTGCAGGTTCATCAGTTTGTAACGATATTCTACCTCATCTTGTCGGAATTTAAGATTGTCAAACTGACTTTTATTATTACTGACGGCAACATCCCAAATTTGGATTTTTTTATATTCATCAAGAAGATTGGTCAAATCATCGATTGATTTTACTTTAAATTTTTCTTTTTTTTCAGGTTCAGAATCTTTAGCTTCTTTTGTGTTATTGAGATTTAGAATTCCTGTACGGCGGAACATACTATTTCCTTGGTCAGTCAAATTTTGTTTGAAATCTGTTTTTAACGAATCAATGGCGTAACTTAACTGACCTACATTCATCATTTTATAGGTCGTTACATCTGATTTTTCATTGAAATCTACATTATTCAAATGTGAAAGGTCGAGATTGATAATGTACTTTTTGAAATGAACCTTAGCAAAAGGAAATCTTTCTTGTTGGGAGTAACTCCTTGTCTTAATATCCTCATAATAAGTGCCATCTTCCAGAATCAGCTGAAGAAAATCATTATTGTTTCCGCTTTTTAATTCTCCTCTTTCTGCGTTGATAACCACTCTGTTTACTTTGTCGGGCGTTTTTTTATGAATGATTACTTTTTCCAGAAATTCGCCATTTTCTCCGTGTTTATTGCTGACTTTGATGCTTATATCATCGCCAATATTTGAAAAAATTCCTTCAGGAATAGCCATAGAAGGTTTTACTTTTGCAATATTTCTTCGCAAATCATATACTTCGCGGTAAGCCACGGGGATAACATTGTTTACAAGGAAAAAAGTAATCCCGCTTAAGATTACCATCAGAACGATTAACGGACGCATTATTCTCATTAAGGAAATTCCTGAGGCTTTCATTGCGGCAAATTCGTAATGCTCAGAAAAAGAGCCAAAAGTCATTATTGAGGAGACAACGACAGCCAAAGGTAAGGTAATGGGAATTAACTGCGGAATGGAAAACAACAAAAACTTCCCAATTACCCACAGTTCCAGCCCACGACCAGCAAGTTCGTCGATATACGTCCAAATGGTTTGGAAAATAAAAATAAGGATTAAAATGGAAAGAGTTCCTAAAAAATTTTTTAGGAACTGTGTCAGGATATATCTATCTAAAATTTTCAAGGTTTGCGTTTTACAATTCTCAAATTTGATACTTTTTAAATGCTTGTAAGAAATCTTAATACGAACTAAGACTCACAAAAACTAAGAAATTTTATAATTCTGAAATATAATAGCCTTCTTTTTTGTACTTTTCTTTATCAAATTTGAAAAGATTAGCAGGAATAGGCTGATTTGTTTTAAAACTTGTTACGGTAATTGTGGTTTTCGTACTGTTTTTTCCTATTTCAATGAGGTTATAGATATGTTTTGTTTGTACATCAATCCCCAATAGGATTTGTTTTACATCAGAATTTGCTTTTTGGGGCTTTAATTCGATATACTGAATTTTTCTTCCGCGTACATTTTGCTCAATGTCCCATTTGTAGTTGTAGCCTTTTCTGTAGAAAGTTAGCATTTTTGAAGGAGTGATGGCAGCATCATCTTCGTTAGATGTAGTTTCAATTACAACTTCTTCATTTTCAGGAACTATTGTGTATGTTTTATTTCCGTCATATATTCTGGTGGAGCCTAAATAGTTCAAAACATATTTGTCTTTGGCTAAAGTGACGTTTCCTTTAGTTTCCTGACTGATGTTTTCAGCCATATTATCCAAATTATATTTAAAATCAATGTAAATGTTGTCGTAACTTGTGATTTTGTTATAAACTTCGTCTAACATTTTTTTTGCTCTATCACTATTTTGTCCGTTTGCAAAAAATCCACACAAAGCGATAAATACTAAAAATATTTTTTTCATTTTAATTTGTTATTTTTTGATGTTATATTTTGTTGTATCAATAATTGTTCCAAAAAACTTAATTTGTTAATTTACAGATTGAAATAATAACTACATTCCCTCTAAAAGTCTGTCCAAAGAAACGATATCTTGTATCAAAACTTGTCTGGCTTTGCTTCCTTCAAACGGACCTACAACACCAGCGTGTTCCAATTGGTCAATAAGTCTTCCGGCTCGGTTGTAGCCTAACTTCAATTTTCGCTGTAAAAGTGAAGCAGAACCTTGCTGTGTATTTACCACAATTTCAGCAGCTTCCCTAAAAAGAGGGTCTCTATCTTCTGGATTGAAATCCAAATCAAGACCTTCGCTTTCCCCACCAACGTATTCTGGTAGTAAATAAGCATCAGGATACGCCTTTTGGTTACCGATATATTCAGTAATGTGGTTTATTTCCGGAGTATCAACAAAGGCACATTGAATACGAATTGGCTCATTGCCTTGTGTGTAAAGCATATCCCCACGACCAATCAATTGTTCCGCTCCCGAGCCATCTAAGATGGTTTTGGAGTCAATCTTTGAAGTCACACGGAAAGCAATCCTTGCAGGGAAGTTAGCTTTGATGATACCTGTAATCACGTTTACAGACGGACGTTGTGTGGCGATAATCAAGTGAATACCAATTGCTCGTGCCAATTGTGCCAAGCGGGCAATAGGCAATTCAACTTCTTTCCCAGCAGTCATAATCAGGTCGGCAAATTCATCTACTATCAAAACAATATACGGTAAAAATCGGTGTCCCTCGTTTGGGTTTAATTGCCTTGCTTTGAACTTTGCGTTGTATTCCTTTATGTTACGAACCATAGCATTTTTCAGCAATTCGTAGCGATTATCCATCTCAATACAGAGTGAGTTCAAAGTATTTACAACTTTTTTATTATCCGTGATTATAGCATCCTCACTGTCAGGTAATTTGGCTAAAAAGTGACGTTCAATTTTGTTGAAAAGTGTAAGTTCCACCTTCTTTGGGTCGACCAATACAAATTTCACTTCCGCAGGGTGTTTTTTGTATAGTAAAGATGTTAAAACTACGTTCAAACCAACGGATTTTCCTTGTCCCGTAGCACCAGCCATCAAAAGATGTGGCATTTTGGTTAAATCGGCAACAAAAGTTTCGTTACTAATGGTTTTACCGAAAGCCACAGGCAGTTCCATTTCAGCGTGTTGAAACTTAGGAGAGGTTATCATCGAACGCATAAAAACCGTTGTAGGTTTTTTGTTAGGAACCTCAATACCGATAGTTCCTTTTCCGGGAATAGGAGCGATAATACGTATTCCTAAAGCTGCCAAGGAAAGAGCGATGTCATCTTCCAAATTTTTGATTTTGGAAATACGAATTCCTGCTGCTGGAACAATCTCATAAAGTGTAACAGTTGGCCCAATGGTTGCTTTTATTTGCGAAATTTCAATTTTATAATCCTTAAGTGTCTGAACGATAGTGTTTTTGTTTTCCTCTAATTCTTCCTGATTGATAATGATTCCGTTATCTTTCGGCTCAATTAGCAATTCAATTGAAGGAAATCTGTAATCGCTCAAATCCAATCTGGGATCATATTCGCCATAATTTTCAACCAATTTTTGAGCCAATAATTCAGGATCGATTTCTTCTGTTTTAGGTTTTTCTACCTCAAAATCAGGTTCTTTTATATTTGTTATGAAAAAATCGTCCTCAATTTCAATTTCTTGAGAAGCTTCATTTTGGAAATTATCAATGAAAGGAATTTCTTTTTTGTGAGTAAAAACATCCAATTTTTCAGCTTCTTTTTCCTTTATGAAAATATCTTTTTTATTTGCTTTTGTATCTTCTTTAATATCAATCTTTTCTGTTGATTTTTCTGTGCTGTTGTACGATGATTTTTCTCTTTTGAATTTTGATAATGTATCAGAAAAAATTGCACTAACTTTTTCAGGAGTTAGGTTAGCTTTGAAAACAACATATAAGGTTAAAAATAGTAATAAGACTAATATTGTGCCGAAACGCCCTAAATAATCCTGAAGGAAGTGATTGATTTCAAAACCTGAAACGCCTCCAAGAATACTTGCTTTTCCTGAGAAAAACCCCAAAAATGTAGCGATGAAAACAGTCCAAAGCACTCCCCAAAACCATCGATTTAGCATAGGAATTTTGAGGTTAAAAGCAATTTTTAATCCCGACAAAAACAACAAACTAATAGGAATAAGCGTCGCTAAACCAAACCCTTTATAAATGAGAATATACCCGAGATAAGCACCTATTTTGCTGGTAAGATTGTTGGCTTTTTCTTGTCGGTTACCAACCTCAGACCAAATGCTTTGGTCGGTTTGCCAAGTGAAAAAATAGGACACAAATGTGATAATTAAGAAAAGAGAAATGACAATCAAAACAATCCCGAAAATTAATTTTCGTTGTTTTGACTTATCAGATTGATTTTTAGGCTTTTTATCTGTTTGTTTTTGCTTTTTTTGTCCCATTTATATTTTTGAAAAATTGAAATTGAAGATGAACGAAAAAATTGAGAATGAATCTTTTTCACTCTCAATTTGTTGATTCCAAGGTTTTTATGTTATTTCAGTTTTGCCAATGCAGCCTCATAATCAGGTTCGTTGGTAGTTTCAGCCACTTGTTCCGTGTGAATAACATTTCCTTCTTCGTCTAAAACAACTATGGAACGAGACAGCAAGCCTTTCAAAGGTCCGTCAGTAATCGCTACTTCATAATGATTCCCAAAATCTCCTCTGAAATCAGAAAGCATTACCAAATTTTCAATGCCTTCCGCTCCGCAAAAACGCCCCAAAGCAAAAGGTAAATCTTTTGAAACACAGAGTATTTGCACATTATTTAAGTTGCTGAGTTCTTTGTGAAATCTGCGAACAGAAGCCGCACAAACTCCCGTGTCAATACTTGGGAAAATATTTAAAACGACTTTTTTCCCTTTAAAATCACTTAAAGAAACCTCTGCTAATCCTGTTGAAACTGCTGTAAAGTTAGGAGCTGATTTGCCTACTTTTGGTAACTCTCCCGCTGTGTGGATAGTATTACCTTTTAATGTGATTGTTGCCATAAAAATTTGAGTTCTAAAATTAATGAATACGGGCAAAGATAAGATAAAAAAATGGAAAGTTAAAAGTAAAAATGAAAAAGTCCGCAGTTCAGAATTATTGGAAAGAACTACGGACAAAAAATGTTGATTATATTTAAAATTAATTGAGCTTGTCGAAGCCTTTTCCATAAACGCCCATTACAGTTGCTTTGGTTACAAAAGCTTCAGGGTCAATGCTTCCTACTAATCGGAAAATAGAAGTGGCTTCAGTGCGGCGTGCTATTACAATTACTATTTTCTGAGGAGTTTGGGAATACCAACCAAGTCCGTCAATTACGGTGCATCCGCGTTTTATTTCTGTGTTGATGTGAGTAGCAATTTCGTCGTAATGTTTTGAGAATATGAAAAGTTGAACCGATTGGCGAGCTCCATTTATCACAATTTCAACCATTTGCCACATCAAAGGAAGAAGAATCAAGCCGTAAATCGTTCTTTCTAAAGTTTCTTTATCGCTATCTAAGATGAAATAAGATGAAACAACTATCAGAACGTCAACGATTAACAGAATTCGAGCGAGACTGATACGATAATATTTTGTCACCAAAGCACCTATAATGTCAGTTCCTCCCGTACTTCCATTTACTGAAAAAACAAGCCCCAAACCTGTACCGCAAAACAGCCCTCCTACAATTGCAGAAAGAAATTCATCGCTAACCGGTGGATTTTCAGAGAAATATGGTTGTAAATAAGATTCCCCAAAGCTCAACATTAATGATAATAAACCAATTCCTAACAATGTACGAATGACATATTGGCGGTTTACGGCACGAAAAGCAATCGCCAGTAAAACGATATTTACCACCAAAGTTGTTTTCCAGATTTCAATGCCTGTTACATATTTAACTATGATGGAAATTCCTGACAGTCCGCCGGTTACAATTCTGTTTGGAATGATGAACCCCGTCAACCCAATGGTGAAAAGAGCCAATCCTAAAATGATTACCAAATAATCTTTAATGTAGAAAGACTTCAGATATTTTATTCTACGACTTTTATTTTTTTTCATATTCTTAAAATATATCCATTTATTAAATTTGAGTGCAAAAATATTTAATATTTTTTAATTTGGGAGTTTTTTTCGACTGTTTTTTTTCATATCCTCAAAATGTATCTATAGTTTGTTTTTTAGTTTTATTTTTCTACTTTTGCACCCGAAAATAATGCTGGTAATCAAAATCATATTTTAGAGTTCTTAAATTTATGTTGACACGAAGACATATCAGAGTAAAGGTGATGCAATCCATTTATGCAATGACACAAAGTCAAAGTCAGAGCTTGGATAAAGAATTGAAGTTTTTACAAAATAGTGCGAACGATACGTTCAAACTTTATTTACTAACCTTCTCTCTTTTGAAAGAACTTCACAATATGGCTGTTACGCAGTTTGAAGTTGCACAGAAGAAATATTTAGCAACCACGCAGGATAAAAATTTGAATAAGAAAATAATTGATAATCAGGTTTTTATTCTTATTTCGAATAATGAGCTTCTGCAAGATGCAATCAATAATGCTCAGATGAATTGTTGGGATTTGGATAGCGAATATGTCAAAATTATTTATAAAAAGATTATAGAGAGTGACATATACAAAAGATATGTATCTGAAAAGAAATCCGATTTCAACACAGACAGAGACTTTGTTGTAGATGTATTTAAGGAAATTGTGGCTCCTAATGAAAAAATTTATGATTATATAGAAGGATTTAACTTAACTTGGATAGATGATTTTTCAATAGTTAATACTTTTATATTGAAGTTGTTAAAGAATGTAAAGCCAGATAGTAATGAAAAATATTTTGTGCCGAAACTCTTTAAAAATGATGACGACAAGTTATTTGCAACCGATTTACTGAAAAAGGTAACGCTAAATGACGAAAAATTACAGAGTTACATACACGAAAAAACAATTAATTGGGATAAAGATCGTATCGCTGTTTTGGATAATATAATCATCAAAATGGCTATTTGCGAGTTTTTGAAATTTCCGACAATTCCAGTGAAAGTAACTCTGAATGAATATCTTGAGATAGCTAAGGAATATTCAACAGAAAAAAGTAGTATTTTTATCAACGGAATTCTTGATAATTTATCCAAAGAATTTCAGGAAAGAAATGAGCTTAATAAAATAGGAAGAGGCTTGCTTTAAAAGCATACAAACACAAAAATAACTTAAAATTTAGATAATAATGGAAGTACTTAATCAATTTGGACCAATTATATTAATGTT
Proteins encoded in this region:
- the lpxB gene encoding lipid-A-disaccharide synthase, encoding MKYYIIAGEASGDLHGANLMKSIVKKDPKAEFRFWGGDRMQQVGGTIVKHYRDLAFMGFWEVITNLKTILRNIHFCKKDIENYQPDKLIFIDYPGFNMRIAKWAKQQKIQTNYYISPQIWAWKENRIKDIKRDIDNMYVILPFEKDFYEKKHQFPVHFVGHPLLDSITQHQKTDEITFKKENGLDNRPIIALLPGSRKQEIAKMLAIMTSITEGYSDYQFVIAGAPSQEFSFYRQFINTENIHFVSGKTYDLLSISTAAIVTSGTATLETALFNVPEVVCYKGNWLSYQIAKRIINLKYISLVNLIMDKPVVTELIQNEFNKNNLKTELDKILDDNHREKILKDYSELRKKLGGSGASDRTAELIINSK
- a CDS encoding LptF/LptG family permease, encoding MKILDRYILTQFLKNFLGTLSILILIFIFQTIWTYIDELAGRGLELWVIGKFLLFSIPQLIPITLPLAVVVSSIMTFGSFSEHYEFAAMKASGISLMRIMRPLIVLMVILSGITFFLVNNVIPVAYREVYDLRRNIAKVKPSMAIPEGIFSNIGDDISIKVSNKHGENGEFLEKVIIHKKTPDKVNRVVINAERGELKSGNNNDFLQLILEDGTYYEDIKTRSYSQQERFPFAKVHFKKYIINLDLSHLNNVDFNEKSDVTTYKMMNVGQLSYAIDSLKTDFKQNLTDQGNSMFRRTGILNLNNTKEAKDSEPEKKEKFKVKSIDDLTNLLDEYKKIQIWDVAVSNNKSQFDNLKFRQDEVEYRYKLMNLHIINFNDKFALTVACFVLFFVAAPLGALIRKGGIGLPLVVAMFLFLSYYFIGLFIKNIAENNSISPIFAPWISTLILLPLGFYLTSRVATDKPIFQFERITRLFYKLKKKK
- a CDS encoding LolA family protein, whose translation is MKKIFLVFIALCGFFANGQNSDRAKKMLDEVYNKITSYDNIYIDFKYNLDNMAENISQETKGNVTLAKDKYVLNYLGSTRIYDGNKTYTIVPENEEVVIETTSNEDDAAITPSKMLTFYRKGYNYKWDIEQNVRGRKIQYIELKPQKANSDVKQILLGIDVQTKHIYNLIEIGKNSTKTTITVTSFKTNQPIPANLFKFDKEKYKKEGYYISEL
- a CDS encoding FtsK/SpoIIIE family DNA translocase — encoded protein: MGQKKQKQTDKKPKNQSDKSKQRKLIFGIVLIVISLFLIITFVSYFFTWQTDQSIWSEVGNRQEKANNLTSKIGAYLGYILIYKGFGLATLIPISLLFLSGLKIAFNLKIPMLNRWFWGVLWTVFIATFLGFFSGKASILGGVSGFEINHFLQDYLGRFGTILVLLLFLTLYVVFKANLTPEKVSAIFSDTLSKFKREKSSYNSTEKSTEKIDIKEDTKANKKDIFIKEKEAEKLDVFTHKKEIPFIDNFQNEASQEIEIEDDFFITNIKEPDFEVEKPKTEEIDPELLAQKLVENYGEYDPRLDLSDYRFPSIELLIEPKDNGIIINQEELEENKNTIVQTLKDYKIEISQIKATIGPTVTLYEIVPAAGIRISKIKNLEDDIALSLAALGIRIIAPIPGKGTIGIEVPNKKPTTVFMRSMITSPKFQHAEMELPVAFGKTISNETFVADLTKMPHLLMAGATGQGKSVGLNVVLTSLLYKKHPAEVKFVLVDPKKVELTLFNKIERHFLAKLPDSEDAIITDNKKVVNTLNSLCIEMDNRYELLKNAMVRNIKEYNAKFKARQLNPNEGHRFLPYIVLIVDEFADLIMTAGKEVELPIARLAQLARAIGIHLIIATQRPSVNVITGIIKANFPARIAFRVTSKIDSKTILDGSGAEQLIGRGDMLYTQGNEPIRIQCAFVDTPEINHITEYIGNQKAYPDAYLLPEYVGGESEGLDLDFNPEDRDPLFREAAEIVVNTQQGSASLLQRKLKLGYNRAGRLIDQLEHAGVVGPFEGSKARQVLIQDIVSLDRLLEGM
- the tpx gene encoding thiol peroxidase yields the protein MATITLKGNTIHTAGELPKVGKSAPNFTAVSTGLAEVSLSDFKGKKVVLNIFPSIDTGVCAASVRRFHKELSNLNNVQILCVSKDLPFALGRFCGAEGIENLVMLSDFRGDFGNHYEVAITDGPLKGLLSRSIVVLDEEGNVIHTEQVAETTNEPDYEAALAKLK
- a CDS encoding YitT family protein, whose translation is MKKNKSRRIKYLKSFYIKDYLVIILGLALFTIGLTGFIIPNRIVTGGLSGISIIVKYVTGIEIWKTTLVVNIVLLAIAFRAVNRQYVIRTLLGIGLLSLMLSFGESYLQPYFSENPPVSDEFLSAIVGGLFCGTGLGLVFSVNGSTGGTDIIGALVTKYYRISLARILLIVDVLIVVSSYFILDSDKETLERTIYGLILLPLMWQMVEIVINGARQSVQLFIFSKHYDEIATHINTEIKRGCTVIDGLGWYSQTPQKIVIVIARRTEATSIFRLVGSIDPEAFVTKATVMGVYGKGFDKLN
- the nusB gene encoding transcription antitermination factor NusB; the encoded protein is MLTRRHIRVKVMQSIYAMTQSQSQSLDKELKFLQNSANDTFKLYLLTFSLLKELHNMAVTQFEVAQKKYLATTQDKNLNKKIIDNQVFILISNNELLQDAINNAQMNCWDLDSEYVKIIYKKIIESDIYKRYVSEKKSDFNTDRDFVVDVFKEIVAPNEKIYDYIEGFNLTWIDDFSIVNTFILKLLKNVKPDSNEKYFVPKLFKNDDDKLFATDLLKKVTLNDEKLQSYIHEKTINWDKDRIAVLDNIIIKMAICEFLKFPTIPVKVTLNEYLEIAKEYSTEKSSIFINGILDNLSKEFQERNELNKIGRGLL